The Burkholderia sp. NRF60-BP8 genomic sequence GCGCGCGCGAGCCGGCCGTCCGGGCGATCGCGCAGCTCGGCCGCGGACGACAACCGCCGCGCGCGCAGCGCCGGCCGCAGCAACGCGACGGGGTGACGGTTCAGCGTGAGACCGGTGGTGTCGTAATCGGCGAGGATCTCGTCGGCTTCCGACGGCGCGCCGAGCGCGGGCTTCTCGGGTTCGTCGATCGGCGCGGCCGCGAGCAGGTCGCGTTCGGGCGCCGCGGCGACGGCCTGCCAGAGCGCGTCGCGGCGATGGCCGGCGAGCGTCGCGAGCGCGTTCGCAGCCGCCAGCGCCTCGAGGTCGCGGCGTTCGAGTTGCGCGCGGCGCGCAAGCGCGTCGACGTTGTCGAACGGGCCGGCCGCGCGCGCGGCTTCGATCCGGCGCGCGGCGGCTTCGCCGAAGCCGCTCACGAGCGACAGGCCGAGCCGCACAGCCGGCTGGCCGTGTGGCGGCGGCTGGCCGGGCAGCGCTTCGAGCGATGCCTCCCAACCGCTTTGCGTCACGTCGATCGGCAGGACCTGCACGCCGTGGCGCTTTGCGTCCTGCACGAGTTGCGACGGCGGATAGAAACCCATCGGCTGGCTGTTCAGCAGCGCGGCGAGGAAGATCGCCGGTTCGTGGCATTTGAGCCAACTGCTCGCGTAGGCCAGTTTCGCAAAGCTCGCCGCATGGCTTTCGGGGAAGCCGTAATCGCCGAAGCCCTTGATCTGCTCGAAAATCTGCTCGGCGAAATCGGGCGGGTAGCCGCGTTCGCGCATCCCCTCGACGATCTTGACGTGATATTTCTCGAGATTGCCCTTGCGCTTCCATGCGGCCATCGCGCGACGCAGCCCGTCGGCCTCGCCGGCCGTGAAGCCCGCCGCGATCATCGCGATCTGCATCACCTGCTCCTGGAAGATCGGCACGCCCATGGTGCGTTCGAGCGCGGGTTTCAGGTCTTCCTTCGGGTAACTGACCTTTTCGAGTCCCTGCCGCCGCTTCAGATACGGGTGCACCGCGCCGCCCTGGATCGGCCCGGGCCGCACGATCGCCACCTCGATCACCAGGTCGTAATAAGTGCGCGGCCGCAGGCGCGGCAGCATCGACATCTGCGCGCGCGATTCGATCTGGAACACGCCGACCGTATCGGCGCGACAGATCATGTCGTAGGTCGCTTCGTCCTCCTGCGGAATGTGCTTCAGCGTGAACGGCTTGCCGTCCTTCGCCGGGCCGCGCCACGCGGTGCGCAGGTCGAACGCGCGATGCAGCGCCGACAGCATGCCGAGCGCGAGCACGTCGACCTTCATCAGCCCGAGCGCCTCGAGATCGTCCTTGTCCCACTGGATCACGCGCCGCCCGTCCATCGCCGCGTTCTCGACCGGCACGAGCCGCGTGAGCTTGCCGCGGCTGATCACGAAGCCGCCCGAATGCTGCGACAGGTGGCGCGGGAAATTGAGCAGCCGCCCCGCCAGTTCGGCCCATGCGCGAATCAGCGGCGTGTGGGGATCGAGCCCGGCCGTCGCGAATTTCTGCAGCAGATCGCGGCTGCCATCGAACCAGCGGTGCCCTTTCGCCACGCGATCGACCAGCATCGGATCGACGCCGAGCGCCTTGCCGACTTCGCGCAGCACGCCGCGCGGGCGATACGTCGAGACGGCGGCCGCCAGCGCGGCGCGATCATGTCCGTATTTTTCGTAGATATGCTGAATCACCTCTTCCCGACGCTGATGCTCGAAGTCGACATCGATGTCGGGCGGCTCGCCGCGCTCCTCGCTGATGAAGCGCTCGAACAGCGTCGTGCTCTGGTCCGGATCGACCTCGGTGATGCCGAGGCAATAGCAGACCACCGAATTCGCGGCCGAGCCGCGGCCCTGGCACAGGATGTTCCGGCTGCGCGCGTACTTGACGATGTCGTAGACGGTCAGGAAGAACGGTTCGTAGTTCAGCTTTGCGATGAGCGCCAGTTCGTACCGGATCTGCTTCGCCACTTTTTCAGGCACGCCATTCCAGTAACGTCGAGCCACGCCCGCCCACGTCTCCTGTTTCAGGTAACTGGTCGGCGTATGTCCGCGCGGCACGAGTTCAAGGGGATACTCATACTTCAATTCGCCGAGAGAGAAATGGCAACCGTCGAGAATCGCGCAAGTCTCGGCGATCTCCGCCGGCGAAAACAGCTTCGCGATCCGGTTCCGTGCGCGCAGATGCTGTTCCGCGTTCGGTGCGAGCGCATACCCGCATTCCGAAACCGGCATCCCAATGCGGATCGCCGTCATCACGTCCTGCAGCGGCTTGCACGAGCGCCTGTGCATCGTCACGTCGCCGAGCGCGACGACGCGCACGCCGCGCCGCGCGCCCACCTCGCGAATCTCGTCGCGCTGCGGGCCGTCCAGCGCACGCTGCAACTGCACGAGCCCGAGCCGCGCCCGCTCGCCGAACGTCGCGCGAAACCACGCAACCTGCGCATCGAGCACGTTTGCACGCACCGGATACGCGGGCACGAGGATCGCGAAGCACTCGGGCATACCGCGCAGATGGGCGAATGCCTCGGGCGGCCTTGACAGCATTTTCGACGTCAGCCGGTACGTGCCCTTCGGCGCTTCCATCCGCCGCCACGAGATGAGCTCGGACAGGTTGCCGTAACCCTCGCGGTTCTGCGCGAGCAACACGAGCCCGAACGCGCCGGGGCCCGGATCGTAGCCGGGCGGCACATCGTCCGGCGTCACCTCGAAATACGAGCCGACGATCAGCGGCAATCCGGCTGCCTTCGCCGCGACATGCATCCGCGGCGCGCCCGCGAGCGAGCATTCGTCGGTGATCGCGATCCCGCGATAGCCGAGTTCCACGGCGCGCTCGACCAGTTCTTCCGCATGCGATGCGCCGTGCAGGAACGAAAAGTTCGAGCGACAGAACAGTTCCGCATAGTCCGGAAGCAACATGTACTCCGTCGTCATCGCCGCTCACCCGAACAGGCCGTGCAGAAACCAATGCGGGTTCGCCTGGCTGCTCATGCGCTCCTTGAATATCCAGTAGCACGCGCCCTCTTCGTCCTGCGCAACGTAGTAATCGCGCTCGGCCGTTTGACCGTCGAACCACCCCGCCTCGATCCGCTCGGGCGACGACATCGTCCTGAGCGGCGTATGAAACACCGGCCGGTTCTCGCGCATCAGCAGCGGCAGCGGCTCCGCCAGCAGCCACGCCGGACGCGGCGGCACCGCCGGCGGCGCGCCCGCCGGCTTGCCGGCCTGCGCATCGAGCGACACCCAGCGGTTCGCCACCTCGGGCCGATGATCGGCCGCCGGTACCGCGCGCAGCACGCTCTCCGCGCCGAGCCGCGCGACCAGCAGCTCGAACAGGCGCGCGCGCGTCTCCTTCGTGCCGCCCGGCTCCGGGAACAGATCGTCGGCCGGCGGCGCGACCGATTCGACACGCGTGGCCTTCAGCCGCACCGCGATCACCGCGGCCGGCAGCTCGACGCGCGCGAGCCGTTCGCCGAGCAGCCGCATGAAATGCACCTCGTCGCGCACGGGCGCGGCGAACGCGAGCTCGAGCGGGGTCGGCGGCACGGCCTGACGGCCGCGCTCGTGCTCGAGCTCGAACGTCATCGCGGCCAGCGACAGTTGCCGCGCGGCCAGCCAGCCGCACAGCTGCACGACGAGCCGCCGCGCGGCGAACAGCACGGCTTCCGCGTATTCGACGCGCTCCGGCAATTCGAGCCGCACGTCGAACACCGGCGGCACCGCCATCCACGCGAGCGGCTCGACCGCGTCGCCGTACGCCCGATCGAGCGCGGCCAGCAGCGCGGGACCGCAGCGCCGCTGCAGCCCCGCGCGCGGCAGGCGGCGCAAATCGGCGAGCGTGCGGCAGCCGAGGCCGTCGAACCAGCCCGCATAGGGCCGTGCGTCGGGCAGCAGCACGCACGGCAGCCGATCGAGCGCGCGAACGAGCGACGCGTGCCCGGCGACCCGGCGCCGGATCCGTGCGCGAGACGACACGCGTGCGAGCAGCCACGCGCCGCCGCCGGTCGGCGCGGCGGACAGGCGCGCGGCATAGCCGAGCGCCGCGAGCGTCGCGCGCACTTGCCGGCACAGCGACGGCAGCCCGCCGAACAGCCGCAGGCTCGGACCGACGTCGACGATCAGCGTGGCTTCGTCGCCGAGCGCGACGCATGGCGAAAAGCGCAACAGCGCGAGCGCGACCGCACGCAGCGCATCGGCTTCGCGCGCGGGATCGCGCTCGACGAGGTGCGTGTCGGGCGCGAGCGTCAGCACGCCGCCGCGCTTCATGCCCGCACGCACGCCTTGCCGGCGCGCGACCGCGTCGGCGATCAGCACGGCACCGTGTTCGAGCACCGCGCAGCCGGCGTCGACCGCCTCGCCGTCAGACGGCGGCGCGGCGCACACGTCGAGCGGCAGGCGCGGCAGATGGATGCCGAGCAAGACGCGCATAGCGGCTCTCCACGATCGGGGATGGCAGGTCGAGCTCGAGCGGCTCGCTGCGCGCGGGCCCGCGACGCTTGACGATGTCGAGCGACACGCCGCCCGGCACCGGATACAGCGCGACGCGCAGCACGGCCGGCGACGGCTGCCGCGCGGCCGCCAGCGGACGCAGCATCACGAACAGCGTGTCGCCGGTGCGCGCGGCCGCGAGATGCAGGCGCCGCAGCGCATCGGGGCGCGCGTCCTGCCAGAGCAGCAAGGCCCCGCAGCAGCCCGCCTTGAGCGCCTGCTCGGCCGCCCACAGCGCATCCGTGCGGCTGCCGGCACGCAGCCACAGCAGCGCGTCGGGCGGCACGCCGAGACCGGCGAGTGCGCTTGCATGCGGCACCTGCGGCGGCGCGACGAGCGCGAGCGGCCGCCGTGCGCTGACGGTGCGCGCGAGCGCGGGCGCGAGCAAGCGCATCTCGCCGCAGCCCGGCTGCGCGGCCAGCAGCTCGACGAGCCCGCCGACCGGCCAGCCGCCGCCCGGCAATTCGGCGGACAGCGGCGCGAAGCCCGTGTCGATCGTGCGCAGACCGCCGCGCGCGAGCTGCGAGCCGCGCCATAGCGACGGATGAAGGGATTCGGGGGACAGGGATGAGGCGGACATCATGCGGCTCGATGCTGTATGGATATACAGTATAGAGGATCGCAACGGGCGCTGTCAGGCCTCAACAAAAAGGGACATGCAGATCGTCGGGAAGGCCGGGGAGGGCCGGAACGCACGCGTCCGCTGCTGCGAAGTCGAAGGCCGTGCCGACGCGACGGAACGGCCGTATTCCGCATACGAAAACGGACCGCTCGACCGACGCCAAACCTGCGCGCCGGCCGGGCAGCCCGGGCAGCCGTCCGGTCGATCAGCCCGGCTCAGCCTGAATCAGCCGGGATCCGGCGAAAGCAGCCGGGAACACCCGAGAGACCAGCCAAAACAGCCGAAAGCAACCCAATTCACCCCAGCAACAACGCGTCGTCGTCGAGCTGCTCGTGCCGCACCTTCTCGAACATCTGCAGCAGGTCCGGCACATCGAGTCCGCGGCGCGCATCGCCCGACACGTCGAGCACGACCTGCCCCTGGTGCAGCATCACCGTGCGGTCGCCATAGTCGAGCGCCTGCCGCATGCTGTGCGTGACCATCATCGTCGTCAGCTTGCTCTCGGCGACGATGCGCGCGGTCAGCTCCAGCACGAACGCGGCCGTCTTCGGGTCGAGCGCGGCCGTGTGCTCGTCGAGCAGCAGGATGCGCGACGGCCGCAGCGACGCCATCAGCAGGCTCACGGCCTGCCGCTGGCCGCCCGACAGCAGCCCGATCCGGTCGGTCAGCCGGTTTTCCAGTCCGAGATTCAGGAGCCGCAACTTGTCGCGGAACAGCTCGCGCGACGGGCGATCGAGCGCGGCCCGGAAACCGCGCCGCACGCCGCGCGCCATCGCGAGCGCCATGTTCTCCTCGATCGTCAGCGCCTCGCAGGTGCCGGCCATCGGATCCTGGAACACGCGCGCGACGAGGTGCGCGCGGTCCCACGCGGCCTTGCGCGTGACGTCCGTGCCGTCGATCGCGATGCGTCCCGCATCGACGGCCTGGTCGCCGCTGATCGCGTTCAGGAAAGTCGACTTGCCGGCGCCGTTCGAGCCGATCACCGCGACGAACTGGCCGTCGGGAATCTCGAGCGACAGCCCGCGCAGCGCGCGCGTCTCGATCGGCGTGCCGGGATTGAACGTGAGTTTCAGGTCTTGTGCGGACAACATGTCATGCCCCTCCGTTCTTGCGCGCGAACAGCTTCTTGCGCGTCGCCGGCAGCACCAGCGCGATCGTGACGAGCGCGGCCGTCACGAGGTTCAGGTCCTGCGCCTTCAGGCCGATGAATTCGCTGTTCAGCGCGAGCGCGATGAAGAAGCGGTAGACGATCGCGCCGAGCACGACGGCGAGCGTCGTCAGCACCAGCCGGCGTGCGGGCAGCAGCGTCTCGCCGATGATCACCGCGGCCAGCCCGATCACGATCGTGCCGATCCCCATCGAAATGTCCGAGCCGCCCTGCGTCTGCGCGAACAGCGCGCCCGCGAGCGCGACGAGCGCGTTCGACAGCGCCATCCCGGCGAGCGTCGCGCGACCGGTCGCGATGCCTTGCGCACGCGCCATCCGCGGATTCGCGCCGGTCGCGCGCATCGCGAGGCCGAGCTGCGACGAGAAGAACCAGTCGAGGCCGAGCTTCGCGACCACGACGACGATCGCGAGCAGCGCCGGGCGCAGCACGTAATCGGGCATCCAGTCGGGCTGCAGCACGGTGAACAGCGTCGGCTCGGTGATCAGCGGCACGTTCGGCCTGCCCATGATCCGCAGGTTCACCGAGTAGAGCGCGATCATCATCAGGATACTGGCGAGCAGATCCATGATCTTCAGGCGCACGTTCAGCCAGCCGGTGACGAAGCCGGCCAGCGCGCCCGCGACGATCGCGAGCAGCGTCGCGGAAAACGGGTCGTAGCCGGCCGAGATCAGCGTCGCGGCGACCGCGCCGCCGAGCGGAAAGCTGCCGTCGACGGTGAGGTCGGGGAAGTTGAGGATGCGAAACGAGATCAGCACCCCGAGGGCGACGAGGCTGAAGATCAGGCCGATCTCCAGGGCGCCCAGAAACGAGAACAGAGACATGATGGGGAAATCCTGTTGCTTCCCGGCCGGACGTGTACGGCCGGGCGAAGCGAACGGGCGGCCCGGGTGGGAGCCGCCCGTCCGGCGATGTCGTCGAGGCCCGGATCGGGCCTGCAAGCGCGGCGCTCGGGCCGCGGGCTTACTTGATGACCGTCTTCGCTTCCTTCACGAGATCCGGCGCCAGCGTGACGCCCTGCTTCGCGGCCGCGCCCGTATTGACGAACAGTTCGAGGTTGCTGCTCGTCTCCGACGCGATCGCGCCCGGCTTCTCGCCCTTCAGGATGCGCGCGACGACCTTGCCGGTCTGCCGGCCCAGATCGCCGTAATTGATGCCGAGCGCCGCGATGCCGCCGCGCTTCACGCTGTCGGTGTCGCCGGCGACGAGCGGAATCTTCGCTTCGTTCGCGACCTTCACCAGCGCTTCGTACGCGGACACGACGTTGTTGTCGGTGTTCGTGTAGATCACGTCGACCTTGCCGATCAGGCTCTTCGCGGCCGGGCCGATGTCGACGGTGCGCGGTGCGGCCGCTTCCTTCAGCGCCATTCCCTGCTTCGCGAGGAGCTCCTTGAGCTCCTTCACGACGACGACCGAATTCGCCTCGCCCGGGTTGTAGACCATGCCGACCGTCTTCGCATTCGGCACGACGCGCTTGATCAGTTCGACCTGGCGGTCGAGCGGCAGCTTGTCGGATACGCCCGTCACGTTGGTGCCCGACGGCCCCCAACCCTTCACGAGCTGCGCGGCGACCGGATCGGTCACGCCCGAGTAGACGACCGGCACGCTCTTCGTCGCCGCGACGACCGACTGCGCGGCCGGTGTCGCGATCGCGACGATCACGTCGGGCTTGTCGCCGACGAACTTGCGCGCGATCTGCGCGGCCGTGCCCGTGTTGCCCTGGGCGCTCTGGTATTCCCACTTGAGCTTGTCGTCGCCGTAACCTTGCGCCTTCAGTTCGGCGCGCACGCCGTCGCGGATCGCATCGAGCGCCGGATGGTCGACGATCGACAGGACCTTGACCGTCTGCGCGTGCGCGACGCCGGCCAGCGCGAGTGCGGCGACGCCGGCCGTGATCGAACGGATCGCGAGAGTCTTGAAACGATTCATGGGTGAGTCTCCCCCGTATTGTGTCGGTTCTGGATGATGGATTCCCGCCGCCGTCAGGCGGGCGCCGCCGCACGTGCGGGACGCGGGCGATCGGCCCACGCACGCTCCGGGAAAGCGTGCGGCGGCGAACGCACGAGGATACCATTTCCGCAGACCACCGCCTGACTCCGCGCTTTCGCGCGAGCGGCCGATGCGCGGCGCCGCCGCGCCCCCATGAAATGCCTGGAAAGCCCGGCTGGCGGCGCTCCGCGCCGGTCCCGGCGCAACGCGCCAGCCGCGCTCGCGGCTTTACGTTATGCTGTCCGCCGACCCGATCCACACCATCGGAGGGGACATGAAACGAACGATTCGCGCGATCGCCTTCGCGGCCTTCGCCGCCGTCACGCAGGCGCTGCCGGGCGCGGCATTCGCGCTGACCGACGGCAGCGCGCAATACGACGACTGCATGCTCAATGCGCTGCGCGAAAGCCGCAACGGCGCCGCCGCGCAGTTGATCCAGCGCTCGTGCGACGCGCTGTACCGCAACAACGCGATGCTGCTGCCGCGCGAGCGGCGCTATCACGAGTGCGTCGTGCAATCGTTGCCCGGCGTGCGCGACAACTATGCGATCCAGCAGATCATGGCGATCTGCTCGCGGCGCGGCGAGATGTAGGGCAGGCGCGCGCCTGCCGCGCCAATGAAAAAAGGGCCTGCGCGAGCAGGCCCTTTTCGTTCAGCGGTCCGACCGGTGAGCGGGGTGAGCGGCGTTCAGAACGACGCGACCATCGAGCCCTTGAACTGCTTCTTGATGAATTCCTTCACTTCCGGCGACTGGTACGCCTTGACCAGCTTCTTCACCCACGGCTGATCCTTGTCCTTCGCGCGCACGGCGATCAGGTTCGCGTACGGGCTCGTCAGCGATTCGAGCGCGATCGCGTCCTTGGTCGGCTGCAGGTTCGCGGCGAGCGCGTAGTTCGTGTTGATCACGGCCGCGTCGACGTCCGACAGCACGCGCGGCAGTTGCGCGGCGTCGAGTTCGGAGATCTTCAGCTTCTTCGGGTTCTCGGCGATGTCGAGCACCGTTGCGTTGTTGCCGCCCGTGCCGGCGCCCGACTTCAGCTTGATCACGCCTTGCGTCTGCAGCAGCAGCAGCGCGCGGTTTTCGTTCGACGGATCGTTCGGCACCGCGAGCTTCGCGCCCTGCGGCAGATCCTTCAGCGACTTGAACTTCTTCGAGTACACGCCGATCGGGGAGATGTAGGTCAGGCCCGCGCTGACGAGCTTGTAGCCGCGCTGCTTCACCTGGCTGTCGAGGTAGGGCTGGTGCTGGAAGCTGTTCGCATCGAGGTCGCCCGAGTCGAGCGCCGCGTTCGGCTGCACGTAGTCGTTGAACTCGACGACCTTCACGTTCAGGCCTTCCTTCTCTTTCGCGACCTTCTGCACGACTTGCCACACTTCCGAATCCGGGCCGGCGACCGTGCCGACCTTGATCACCTTGTCTTCGGCGTGCGCGCCTGCCGACAGCGTCAGCGCGGCACCGGTGGCCAGCACGGAAAATACCTTCAGGAGACTGCGACGCTTCATCTGTTTCTCGCTTGCTTGCTTACTTGAAATGGGGCGCGATACGGGTATGCCCCGACTCGCAGGAAGGGCCAAATGGTGTCACAGGATCGGCGGGAAGTGAAATACATCCCGCTCATATGGGTATGCACCCGCGCGGTGCCGGCGGCCGACGCACGAGTCGGCCGTTAGTTGCAGTTTTTCTTGGCGCATCGGTCCATCGACGCATCGGTCCATCGGCCGACACGCGTCACGCCGCCACCGTCTCGTCGGCCGCCTTCGCGCCGAAGGCCGGTTCGACCGCACGCGCACCGGCCCCGCGCGGCGCCGGGCCGCCGGCATTGCCGACCCGGAACGCGCCGACCGCATCGCGCAGCCGCGCGGCCTGTTCCTGCAGCGACGCGGCCGCCGCGGCAGCTTCCTCGACCAGCGCCGCGTTCTGCTGGGTCACCTGGTCCATCTGCGTGACCGCGCGCCCGACCTGCGTGATGCCGCTCGCCTGCTCCTCGGACGCCGCCGCGATCTCGCCCATGATGTCGGTCACGCGCGCGACCGCCTGCAGGATCTCGCCCATCGTCGTACCGGCCTGGCCGACCAGCGTCGAGCCGTTGCGCACGCGCTCGACCGAATCGACGATCAGCGCGCGGATCTCCTTCGCGGCCGTCGCGCTGCGCTGCGCGAGCGAGCGCACCTCACCCGCGACCACCGCGAAGCCGCGGCCTTGCTCGCCTGCGCGCGCGGCCTCGACCGCCGCGTTCAGCGCGAGGATGTTGGTCTGGAATGCGATGCCCTCGATCACGCCGATGATGTCGGCGATCTTGCGCGAGCTGTCGTCGATCTCGCCCATCGTGCCGATCACGCGGTTCACGACGTCGCTGCCCGTGCGCGCGATGTCCGACGCATTGTTCGCGAGCCCGCTCGCCTGCCGCGCGTTGTCGGCGTTCTGCTTCACCGTCGCGGTCAGTTGCTCCATGCTCGCGGCCGTTTCCTCGAGCGACGCGGCCTGCTCCTCGGTGCGCTGCGACAGGTCGTCGTTGCCGGCCGAGATCTGGCGGCTCGCCGACGCGATCGCTTCGGCCGACTGGCGAATCCCGCCGATCGTCGCCTGCAGCCGCGCCTGCATGTCGTGCATCGCGGCCATCATGCTCGTGCGGTCGCCCGCGCGCACCGGCACCGGCTGCGTCAGGTCGCCCTGCGCGATGCGCGTCGCGAGCGCGGCCGCTTCGTCAGGCTCGCCGCCGAGGCTGCCGCGCACGTTGCGGATGATCACCAGCATCGCCGCGCTGATCACGAGGCCGATCACGAACACCACGGCCAGATGGCCGAGCAGCGTCCGGTAGTAGACGGTGTCGATGTCCTTCAGGAACACGCCGCTCGAGATGTTCCAGTCCCACGGCGCGAACCGCGTGACGTAGCTGATCTTCGGCACGGCCGTCTCGCTGTGCGGCAGCCGCCCGCGATATTCGGCGAAGCCGCTGCCGGTCGCCTTCGCCGCGTTCAGAATCGTCACGAACAGCGGCTTGCCGTCCGGATCGAGATAGTCGCCGACCTGCGTGTCGACGAGCTTCGGCAGCGTCGGATGCATCAGCACGACCGGCTTCGAATCCATCACGAACACGTAGCCCGAATCGCCGTAGCGCATCGCGGCGAGACGCGCGAGCGCGTCGCGCTTCGCGTCGGCCTCGGGCAGCGTGCCGTTCTGCACGAGCGTGTGATAGGCCTTCACGATGCCCGCCGCCGAGTCGACGAGATTCGCGATGCCGGCCTTGCGTTCGGCGAGCATCGTCGCGCGCGTCTCGTAGGCGCTCCATGCGCCGACGCCCAGGAGACCGATCCATACCAGCGCAAGCGCGAGCCACAGCTTGCGGTTCAAACTCATTCTGCTCATCTGCGTGCCTCTGTCGATGTCGAAGCATCCGACGCGCGAACGGCCTGCCGCGCGCAAACGGTTGCTCTTTCATTTACGGCAACGAGGCTTACATCTTGAATACGCGCGGCCGCGGCGAGCCGGCGATCGACAGGTACGGCGCCCGTCGCGAGGCCGCGCCGGCGCGACAGCCCGCGTCCGCTGTGCTAAAAAGACCGACCGGCCGGTGCGCGAAGCGCCGGCATCCTTCCAGGGCCATCCATGTACGTCATCGACATCCACTACACCGCGTCGCTCGAGCGCATCGACGACGCGCTCGAACGCCACCGCGCGTACCTGCAGCCGCAGTTCGACAAGGGCATCTTCATCGCGGCGGGGCCGAAGGTGCCGCGCGAAGGCGGCGTGATCCTCGCGGCCCGCATCGATCGCGACGCGCTCGACGCGATCCTCGAGACCGACCCGTTCGTCACCGAGGGGCTCGCCACGTATCGCGTGACGGAATTCCGGATCACGCGCGCCGCCTCCGGCTTCAACGTGCCGGCGCTGCCGTAACGCGGCTTCGGCGCCACGCGCGCGCA encodes the following:
- a CDS encoding YciI family protein is translated as MYVIDIHYTASLERIDDALERHRAYLQPQFDKGIFIAAGPKVPREGGVILAARIDRDALDAILETDPFVTEGLATYRVTEFRITRAASGFNVPALP
- a CDS encoding methyl-accepting chemotaxis protein produces the protein MSRMSLNRKLWLALALVWIGLLGVGAWSAYETRATMLAERKAGIANLVDSAAGIVKAYHTLVQNGTLPEADAKRDALARLAAMRYGDSGYVFVMDSKPVVLMHPTLPKLVDTQVGDYLDPDGKPLFVTILNAAKATGSGFAEYRGRLPHSETAVPKISYVTRFAPWDWNISSGVFLKDIDTVYYRTLLGHLAVVFVIGLVISAAMLVIIRNVRGSLGGEPDEAAALATRIAQGDLTQPVPVRAGDRTSMMAAMHDMQARLQATIGGIRQSAEAIASASRQISAGNDDLSQRTEEQAASLEETAASMEQLTATVKQNADNARQASGLANNASDIARTGSDVVNRVIGTMGEIDDSSRKIADIIGVIEGIAFQTNILALNAAVEAARAGEQGRGFAVVAGEVRSLAQRSATAAKEIRALIVDSVERVRNGSTLVGQAGTTMGEILQAVARVTDIMGEIAAASEEQASGITQVGRAVTQMDQVTQQNAALVEEAAAAAASLQEQAARLRDAVGAFRVGNAGGPAPRGAGARAVEPAFGAKAADETVAA